A genomic region of Brevibacillus sp. JNUCC-41 contains the following coding sequences:
- the ribE gene encoding riboflavin synthase, which yields MFTGIIEDIGTVHSLKKGKSSMELSIRSEKILEDVQLGDSISVNGVCLTVTSFTKSLFTVDVMPETVKASTIRTLKLGSPVNLERAMSAQGRFGGHFVSGHIDGTGTIIKKERKENAVYYVIQLDEGLSTFCIPKGSVAIDGTSLTIFGIERNLLTVSLIPLTHQDTILGQKAAGDIVNIENDMIGKYIIHQMKNGNPKPGLNLEFLAEHGF from the coding sequence ATGTTTACGGGAATCATTGAGGATATCGGTACCGTGCATTCCTTAAAAAAAGGAAAAAGCAGTATGGAGTTATCGATTCGTTCTGAAAAAATCCTTGAAGATGTGCAACTGGGGGATAGCATTTCAGTCAACGGGGTCTGCTTAACGGTAACATCCTTCACGAAAAGTTTGTTTACGGTCGACGTGATGCCGGAAACGGTCAAAGCTTCCACGATCCGGACATTGAAATTGGGATCACCTGTTAATCTCGAACGAGCAATGAGTGCACAGGGGAGGTTTGGCGGTCATTTTGTTTCAGGTCATATCGACGGAACCGGAACGATCATAAAAAAAGAACGGAAAGAAAATGCCGTATATTATGTAATCCAATTGGATGAAGGGCTTAGTACCTTCTGCATTCCAAAAGGTTCCGTGGCCATTGATGGAACAAGCTTGACGATATTTGGGATCGAAAGGAACCTTTTGACTGTATCACTGATTCCATTGACTCATCAGGACACCATATTGGGACAAAAAGCGGCTGGCGATATCGTTAACATCGAAAACGACATGATAGGGAAATATATAATACATCAAATGAAAAATGGCAATCCGAAACCAGGACTGAATTTAGAGTTTTTGGCAGAGCATGGATTCTAA
- the ribH gene encoding 6,7-dimethyl-8-ribityllumazine synthase translates to MGKTIEAQLIGSGLKVGIVVGRFNEFITSKLLGGALDGLKRHGVDENDVDIAWVPGAFELPLIAKKLVNTGKYDAVIGLGTVIRGATSHYDYVCNEAAKGMASVSLETGVPVIFGLLTTENIEQAIERAGTKSGNKGYEAAVSAIEMANLGKLIEQ, encoded by the coding sequence ATGGGGAAAACTATTGAAGCACAATTAATCGGATCAGGATTGAAAGTCGGAATCGTGGTAGGAAGATTTAATGAGTTTATCACAAGCAAGCTTTTAGGAGGGGCATTGGATGGCCTTAAGCGTCATGGCGTTGATGAGAATGATGTTGACATCGCGTGGGTCCCGGGTGCATTTGAACTACCGTTAATTGCTAAGAAACTTGTGAATACAGGTAAATATGATGCTGTAATCGGTCTTGGAACGGTAATCAGGGGTGCCACTTCACATTATGATTATGTCTGCAACGAAGCAGCTAAAGGCATGGCTTCCGTTTCATTGGAAACAGGTGTACCGGTTATCTTCGGTTTGCTGACAACTGAGAATATTGAACAAGCCATTGAACGTGCAGGAACAAAATCAGGTAACAAAGGATATGAAGCTGCGGTTAGTGCCATTGAAATGGCCAACCTTGGAAAATTAATCGAACAATGA